TCCACTGCAAGCactaccccacccccagcccctcggATCCCCCCTGAGCACCTGGCTCATTTGCCCTTCTCTACCTCAGGTGAATCCCATCTGAAATTTCCCTGGCCAAAAATTCTGCTCAGAACTGGCATCCTTTGTCAAGGCTTGTCTGGCCACCAGCCATCCCTGATCCCTGACCAGGTACTCAGGTGTAAAAAATCTGTGATGGTTGGATGCCGTTTCTGTGCAGGCCCTGCCTGGCTACCGTGTGTTCTATCCTCTGCTTTGGGCCATGAGCCCCCGGAATGATGACTGCATGGCAGCCCTGGAGTGCAGAGTTCAGAGATGCCCATAGTGAGGGCACCTGATTCCACCCAAACAGGCAGACTCGGCCCCCACGCCTCACTCCCAGCACGGCCGCCCCCCAGGTCCAGCCAGAGCCCCCCGTCTTCCCCCTGGAGACCCCCTTTTCGGAGGGATATGCAGAGCAGCAATCAAGAAGCTCCTTACCCAGCCCCCGCTGCTGTGGATCCAGTCAGCCAGCCGCGTCTCCAGGTAGGCCACCATCCACTCCTGCACTTGTCCCACAAGTGGCTCCATCTCCTTGTTGACACTCTCAGCACACAGTGCGgctccaaagacaaagaaggccACAAGGCGGCCCCAGTTGGGGCCCCCTTGGAAGAGTTCATCAGAGACCTGGGTGAAGCGTTGCTGGGCCGAGCCTGGGGTCACATGCAGCTGAGCTGCCAGATCGGAGAAGGTGCGCCGGAAGCGGGTCTCGAACTCATCTCCAGCTGCCCGCATGGCTTGGTGTAGCGGGTCAGCTGCTGGGCCCTCCCCAGGGCCAGCTCCACAAACATACCCCTTCTGCCTCAGCTTATAGCCCACAAAGTCTGCCACTAGAGCCCGTGTGTCTGGGGCCGAGGCTGGGGTCGCCATCCGGGCGGCTGTTGGAGTCAAACATAAAAGACTGGCATAAATATATGGTCAGAGGCCCGGAAGGAGGTATTTCAGGTTTGGCCAGCCCATGAGACAGGCAGGGAGGTGAGGGgaaatctcagagacctctgggccGAGAGGGGTGAAAGCAAAAAAATTAGGCCATGGCGAGGGGCACCACGGCTAGAGGGGCTGGCCCCTAAATTCGTAATATGCCAAATTCAATATAACACAAGTAAATTTCATCTAAAATACTTTAGATTCTTTCCATAACAAGACAACAACAGCTCTATGACACCCCTACAACCCCTCCCCCTCCAGTACACACCTTTTTGGCTAGAGGAAGGGGCTTGGGGCCTCCTCAGGGGCAAGATGCGAAGATGCTGGCAGAGGCACAAGATGGGGGAGGAGACAGGGGCCGAAGGGAAAGCGGGGAAGCAAAGGATTGCCTGggacagagaaggaaggggacaCTCACCCAGCCTGGATGGCAGCTCTTAGGACCCAGCACTGGTGGCAAGGAGCCCCCAGCTGGGGCCTTTCATCCTCCTGCCCAGCCTGGAGccctgggaaggggaggggagatcAGAGCTAGGTGGGGAAGACTAGGAATCAGGGTCTGGGCTGAGAAGGGCTGGGGTTGCAGCTCCCGGGATCAGGCCCCTGCCCCCAACGCTCTACCAGCTGTGTGGCCGAATCCATGTTTAATGACTGTCCTCCCGGGAAACCCAGGGCCAAGGGCTTCCTGCCGACACCATCTCTGCTCCCGGCTCCCCTCAGTGCAGCCCAGAGGCCCAgctcctccctcacccccaccctcagccGGGCTCCAACCCCGCCTGCCTGCCAGGTTAGGGATCTCACGGGTCAGGCCGCTGCCGGGATCCGGCCGTTTCCTGGTgcaggagctgggagggagggagagagggaggaagggagggaaggaaggagggaggagaaagggggggcgggagggagggccCGGCGCCGGGTGATGATGGGGCCCAGAGATGCGTCCAgagagggggcggggctgggacGCAGGCTTGGGAAGAGCCACAACTCAGGAAGGGAGAGGGCCGCTGGAGGCCAGGAAGAACAGGGCCAGGAGGGCATCGAGGGCCAGGCAGGCTGTGAAGAGAAGCCGCTGGGCCTCATGAAACCTTGCAGCAAATTCAGCATTTCCAGAAGATCTCTGATATTCCATGCACTTGTTGAACTCTTccaggactggagtgggtgcccaGAAAAGAGGAACAGTTCCCATGCTGGTGGGAACTGCCTGCCAGGTGCCTTACCCCATGGGGCTGGCAGACATGACACAGACAGCAGacacttcctcttctctcccgGACCTTTAACCCAGTGGCCTCTGTGTGAGCTGGGGCTTTAGCCAAGCATCGGGGAGCCAAGACTCGGATATGCAAGCAGTTTCTGCAGGTaacttttcttcatcttctttcttcctttttaaataaccagattggttttctttttcattctttctaaccAGTGCATGAACTTACTCTCACTATGAAAAAGTCATATAATATAGAAGTGTAGGGGGAAAAACACCAGTCCTCAGTCCCTCTGCCACTCCCAAAATCCCACTTCCCTTCCTGCAAGTTGCCAATGTCAAGGCTGATGTTTATCCTTTCAgattacatatatgtacacacatacacgaATGCCTATTATTTATACCAGGCAGTATGTTTACACAGGGTGTGAAGCCTCCTGACCACAGCCGATCCACACGAGGGCACCCTCAGGCATTCTGGCTGGGGCCCACCAGCTCTTGCAGCTGGCACTTCCTACAGCTCCATTTGGAGGACTCTCCAATCAAACCAAAAGAGGTAACCCAATTCTCCTTCCCTGCTGGTTCCTTTGCTTCCACCTCCAGTCCAAgtcttggtattcccatctgcCCCAAACTCAAGAAGAAAGGTCTTTTTTGTAACAATGGTAACAACTAACACATTTTGAAGATTTATTAGGTATTAAATGCTTTCTTTACATGCTTAATATTTTATCCTCACACCAGTCCTTATGTCGTGTTATTCTCATTCTATGGATGAGCAAAGTGAGGCTTGGAGATGATAAGTAAttttcccaaagccacatacTGAGAAGATAGGCCTCAACCTAATTGTGATTTGAAAGTGTTTTTTTGTCTTAACTTTAACATTGCAGTGCTTCAAGGTCCCTCTTTGCTTCCGGTAATCAGTGTTGTTATCATGCCCTTTACGAGGCCAAGCCAAATCCACACCAGTTACCGACCCAAATTCAGTTCTCCCCAATACTCTGAACCTAACATCTATTTCACTCCTTTATGACTGTATCCTTTCAACCACCTGCATTTCTTCTTTGCTCTTGGGATAGTCATTCCAGATGCCATCAGCAACGTTGCCTTCTTTTTCAGAGAATAATCTAGTCCTTCATTTGCAGTCTTGATTTCTTCTAAGATGTTTActtgaaataaaaacacttttaagTCTCAGGATCCAAATAGATTTCTCTCTGCCTGCCCATTCATTTATAAGCTCGGTGAGAGCAGGCACTGAATCGTACTACTTTTATGTCCTCATGGCCTAATACACCTTCAGTAAATGTTGACTGAAGAAATCACTCGATGCCTCTGGCCAGTTATTGAGCAGGCCCAGTCAGATGTTTGAAGATCACTGCAGTGGCTACTTAATAAACAAAGACTGTTGGACCAACACAAATTACACCAGGTCCAAGGCTGTGTGCCTCAAGGATCTTCTCAGACCAACACCACAGAGCCAAGGAATGGCAGCTCAGACAATAGAGCTCTTCCCAGAAAACCTTGGGCCATGTAGGCTGACACTGAACCTTACCTGTTCCGTCAATGACATATGGTACAAGAGCAAGGAAGACAGTTTTAAACTGCTTGACTATAACACAGATTACTGTAGCATTATTTCATAccctaaaatatgaaaagaatgtgtCCATGGATTACATACGTATGTGTAAAATAAGAAACTAAAACTCAGTATCACTTTAAAAATGAGTCCTGGCTAAAGGGCATTGCTATGCTTAATACTGGAGTTAAAATGCCAACAGGAATAAATTGTATAATAAAACAGTATATGTCTCACTATTTATTTCCAACTTAGTCACTTGTGATTTTACAGTTAAACTCCCTTGTTGCTTTAGAGATTCCATTTCTACTCTAACATTCCATATTTCAGTGCTCGGAGAAAGTTGATTATTACCACGAAATGTTTTAATCCACTTAATATAATTAAGTGTATAAAATAGTAGACTCTAGAACTGAACTGTTGAGATTCTAATTCCAGCTCTCCAAATATTAatttatgtgaccttgggcaacagACCTACCCCCTCCcttcaattttctcatccataaattAGGCATAATCCTCCCTCTCCTATGATGAATGTACTATATGAGTTAGTGTTTGTAAAACAATGGTACCTAGCACATTTTAAGTGCTATGTAAGATCAGTAGggagttagaaaaaaaataaacaaaacttcaCTTTTTTCCACAAATACAGGGGGGGGAAAATGGAGTAAAAAGCAGCTCTATGCTCTTCTTGGAGCTCTCACTGGAATTACAACTCCACAGTTCCAATTCCAAGAAAGATATGTGATGATTCATTCAATAATTTGAGGGCCTACTAtgtgccggagaaggcaatggcaccccactccagtactcttgcatggaaaatcccatggatggaggaacgtggtaggccacggtccatggggtcgctaagagtcggacgcgactgagcgacttcactttcacttcacactatGCGCTGAAACTCACCATGAATCAGACACAGCCTCTGCTGGTCAAAGAGCTTACAGTCAGGTTAGAGATCAGAATTTTAATCCACTTtttcttacagatgagaaaactgaggtccagggaaGTTGTGccttgctcaaagtcacaaagCTAAATAGCACCAGAGGTGAGACCAGAAACTAGGTCTTTCCACAACTCTCAGCTCAGAACTCTTTCCAAAGGGCCACCCACCTATTTGAGCGCCACATCTCAATTTCTATTTGAGGCTCTACCTAGCTTTTGTGACTTTCCCATATTTGCACCCACCACTACCATCCTCCCAAACCTGGAGCCTAGGGTTTAGGAAAGAAAACATTGAGCCCAGAAGAGAAAGTTACAGGCTGGGCGATTTGAACCTTTCTCTAAAAGAAAAGGTTACTCTCTACTCCTTGCTTAACTCATCCGGTGCCGGAAAGGCTGAGAccgttaaaaagaaaaaaaaaaaaggaagagtggTCCCACTCTGGACCGATAGAATGAAGTGCCCGCCTCCTGGTGCGGCAGCATCAATGATAGATGGGGAGTCACTTGTCAGAGGGCTGTGGGCGGGGGCCAGGCCCAGCGAGGGCCGCGGGACCTCAAGCGCGGGTAAGCGCAGGCTCAGAGGAGACAGCCCGCAGGAGGTGATGGTCAAAGACCCTGGGAGAAGGCGGCCAGTGGGAGGAAAGGTAGTCACTTGGGGACGAGGCAGAACTGCAGAAGGTGGAGGATTCTGGAGGTGACAGCAAGGACAGCACACAACTGCGAGGGGTGGCTGAAGCTTCTGTGCGAACACCGGCCGGGTGGAGCTAAGAAAGGAGAGCAGCGCGCCGGCGCTGCCGGAGGGTCCCGCCCGGACGGCGGGGTGCCATGTCTCGCGAGCGGCACCCGCGCACCGACATCCCCCGCAACCTGAGCTTCATTGCCTCGCTGACAGAGCGAGCCTACTACCTCAGCCAGCGGCCCAGCCTCGAGGAGGAGCCAGAGGAGgagccaggggagggagggacgcGTCTCGGGGCCCGATCCCGAGCTCCAGGTCCGAGTCGGGGGCGCCGGGCTCGTTCTGCGCCCGCCGGAGGCAGCGGGATCCGGGCGCTCCGCAACCACAGCCCCGATACCCGTAAGAGAGTGCGTTTCGCTGACGCGCTGGGGCTGGAGCTGGCAGCCGTGCGCCGCTTCCGCCCGGGAGAGCTGCCCCGGGTGCCCCGCCACGTGCAGGTCCAGCTGCAGAAGGACGCCCTCCGCCACTTCGCGCCGTGCCAGCCCCGCGCCCGAGGCCTCCAGGTAGGCTGCAGAGGCACTCCGCTTCCCCAGGACTTCCTCAGCTTGGCCTCGGCGGACGTGTGGGAGTGGATTTACCTAGAAACACCCATCTCCATCCCCAACCCTGGGCTTGCTCTCGCTCACCCGCTTTGGGGTTCCCTTTGGGGAGTTCCCTAGGCCACTCTCCCTGCTGTCCCCAGACTGCCCCGACGCCAGGGTCGGCCTCTGATTGGTCCGGTGCCTCGCCCTGACCCCGCCCCCGTTCTCCCCCGCCCCTCTCCTTCCCGGCTCCCTCTTCCCCGCTCCTCCTTTCCCTACAGGAGGCGCGCGCCGCCCTGGAGCCGGCCAGCGAGCCCGGCTTCGCCGCCCGCTTGCAGGCTCAGCGCATTTGCCTGGAACGCGTCGAGGCGAGCCCGCTGGGCGTGGCCGGGAGCGCGCGCGTGCTGGACCTGGCCTACGAGAAGCGCGTGAGCGTGCGCTGGAGTGCAGACGGCTGGCGGAGCCAACGAGAGGCGCCCGCCGCCTAcgccggcccggccccgcccccgccgcgcgcCGACCGCTTCTCCTTCCGCCTGCCGGCGCCACCCATTGGAGGCGCCCTGCTCTTCGCCCTGCGCTACCGCGTGACGGGCCGCGAGTTCTGGGACAACAACGGCGGCCGTGACTATGCTCTCCGTGGGCCGGAGCACCCGGGCAGTGGCGGAAACCCGGAGCCCCAGGGCTGGATCCACTTTATCTGAGACGCAGGCGGCCGACGGcggaaaaaaatcaaaggcacCGGGAGGGCTGGGAGATCCCAAACATTTGCCTGAGAGGAATGGGAGAAACCGGGATTGGCGGGGAGCTGTCCTAAGGAGTCAAGTCAGGGAGGGCGAGGAGAATGGGAGAAACCAAAGGGGTGTGAAGAGTGTGTGGACTTAAAGCCGAGGAGACTGGGGTGGATGTGAGTGGATGAACCCACGTCATAgaaaagggggaaggaaggggtgctggaatattagaaaagaagcaaaaggacgATGGTGACGCTGTCTTCCGTGAGTGGGTACTGGGAGAAAGTGAGTAGGTGGGTCAGACTTAGGTAGTCAAAGGTTGAGGACACCTCTTTGGTACTCAGGAGGTATTTTATGTGAACTAGAAACACACCACAGTTGAAATCATTTAGATTGCTGGTTCACTCCCTCTTACtggtctttgccaccccaggtcCCACAG
The Cervus canadensis isolate Bull #8, Minnesota chromosome 6, ASM1932006v1, whole genome shotgun sequence genome window above contains:
- the LOC122443201 gene encoding bcl-2-like protein 2 isoform X2 — its product is MATPASAPDTRALVADFVGYKLRQKGYVCGAGPGEGPAADPLHQAMRAAGDEFETRFRRTFSDLAAQLHVTPGSAQQRFTQVSDELFQGGPNWGRLVAFFVFGAALCAESVNKEMEPLVGQVQEWMVAYLETRLADWIHSSGGWAEFTALYGDGALEEARRLREGNWASVRTVLTGAVALGALVTVGAFFASK
- the PPP1R3E gene encoding protein phosphatase 1 regulatory subunit 3E — translated: MSRERHPRTDIPRNLSFIASLTERAYYLSQRPSLEEEPEEEPGEGGTRLGARSRAPGPSRGRRARSAPAGGSGIRALRNHSPDTRKRVRFADALGLELAAVRRFRPGELPRVPRHVQVQLQKDALRHFAPCQPRARGLQEARAALEPASEPGFAARLQAQRICLERVEASPLGVAGSARVLDLAYEKRVSVRWSADGWRSQREAPAAYAGPAPPPPRADRFSFRLPAPPIGGALLFALRYRVTGREFWDNNGGRDYALRGPEHPGSGGNPEPQGWIHFI